The proteins below are encoded in one region of Pseudonocardia sp. DSM 110487:
- a CDS encoding RecB family exonuclease, with amino-acid sequence METAGAPAVELAPRRRPALSPSRAGDFKQCPLLYRFRAIDRLPEQPSRAQVRGTLVHAVLERLYDLPAAQRSPEGARGLVGPVWEELCAELPELVGQLFEGADDPELPVWLESAGGLLDAYFRLEDPRRLEPAARELLVETELGSGLLLRGYIDRLDITPSGEIRVIDYKTGSAPGEAGEVAAMFQMKFYALALLQERGVVPTQLRLLYLSDGEYLTYEPDEPELRRFERTLEAIWAAIRTAGETGDFRPNRTRMCDWCSHKAFCPAWDGTPPEYPGWPEPAAEADAETVLDRME; translated from the coding sequence ATGGAAACCGCAGGCGCGCCCGCGGTCGAACTGGCCCCGCGGCGCCGCCCTGCGCTGTCGCCCTCGCGGGCCGGTGACTTCAAGCAGTGCCCGCTGCTGTACCGCTTCCGCGCCATCGACCGGCTGCCCGAGCAGCCCTCCCGCGCCCAGGTGCGCGGCACGCTGGTGCACGCGGTGCTGGAGCGGCTCTACGACCTGCCCGCGGCGCAACGGTCTCCCGAAGGCGCCCGCGGGCTCGTCGGGCCGGTCTGGGAGGAGCTGTGCGCCGAGCTGCCCGAGCTGGTCGGGCAGCTGTTCGAGGGCGCGGACGACCCCGAGCTGCCGGTGTGGCTGGAGTCCGCGGGCGGGCTGCTCGATGCGTACTTCCGGCTCGAGGACCCGCGCCGGCTCGAGCCCGCCGCCCGTGAACTGCTGGTCGAGACGGAGCTGGGCTCTGGCCTGTTGTTGCGCGGCTACATCGACCGCCTCGACATCACTCCATCGGGTGAGATTCGGGTGATCGATTACAAGACAGGCTCGGCGCCCGGTGAGGCGGGCGAGGTCGCGGCGATGTTCCAGATGAAGTTCTACGCGCTCGCGCTCCTGCAGGAGCGCGGTGTGGTGCCCACCCAGCTGCGGCTGCTCTACCTGTCCGACGGCGAGTACCTCACCTACGAGCCCGACGAGCCCGAGCTGCGCCGCTTCGAGCGCACTCTCGAGGCCATCTGGGCGGCCATCCGCACGGCGGGGGAGACGGGCGACTTCCGCCCCAACCGCACCCGCATGTGCGACTGGTGCAGCCACAAGGCGTTCTGCCCCGCATGGGACGGCACTCCGCCCGAGTATCCCGGCTGGCCGGAGCCGGCCGCGGAGGCCGACGCGGAGACGGTCCTCGATCGGATGGAGTAA
- the arc gene encoding proteasome ATPase: MNPYDGPGRREPGDRGELSPSEAAAQIRFLEEEVALLRRKLTESPRHARVLEQRLAESASRLAQLSARNEKLTETLKEARGQLVALREEVDRLAQPPSGYGVFLSRYPDETVDVFTSGRRMRVAVSPAVDTADLSSGQTVRLNEALTVVEAGDYERIGEVCGLREVLSEPTEDGLAGRALVIGHADEERVVWLAAPLFPGPDDPDGVALKPGDSLLVDTKAGYAYERVPKAEVEDLVLEEVPDVEYEDIGGLFRQIEQIRDAVELPFLHAELFKEYELRPPKGVLLYGPPGCGKTLIAKAVANSLAKKVAAVRGDNPEDGRAFFLNIKGPELLNKFVGETERHIRLIFQRAREKASAGTPVIVFFDEMDSIFRTRGSGVSSDVETTIVPQLLAEIDGVEGLENVIVIGASNREDMIDPAILRPGRLDVKIKIERPDAEAAQDIFSKYLTDTLPIHADDMAEFGGNRKACIDAMIQRVTERMYDETEENRFLEVTYANGDKETLYFKDFNSGAMIQNIVDRSKKAAIKSVLETGQPGLRVQHLLDAIVDEFAENEDLPNTTNPDDWARISGKKGERIVYIRTLVTGKNAETGRAIDTASNTGQYL; this comes from the coding sequence GTGAACCCCTACGACGGTCCCGGCAGGCGCGAACCAGGTGATCGTGGCGAACTCAGCCCCAGTGAGGCCGCCGCGCAGATCCGGTTCCTCGAAGAGGAAGTCGCTCTGCTCCGCCGCAAGCTCACCGAGTCCCCGCGGCACGCACGTGTCCTCGAGCAGCGCCTGGCGGAGTCGGCAAGCCGGCTCGCGCAGCTCTCGGCCCGCAACGAGAAGCTCACCGAGACCCTCAAGGAGGCCCGCGGCCAGCTCGTGGCGCTCCGTGAGGAGGTCGACCGGCTGGCGCAGCCACCGAGCGGCTATGGCGTCTTCCTCTCTCGTTACCCAGACGAGACGGTCGACGTGTTCACGTCCGGGCGGCGGATGCGCGTCGCCGTGTCCCCCGCGGTCGACACCGCTGACCTGAGCAGCGGCCAGACCGTGCGGCTCAACGAGGCGCTCACCGTCGTCGAGGCGGGCGACTACGAGCGCATCGGGGAGGTCTGCGGGCTGCGCGAGGTGCTGTCCGAGCCCACCGAGGACGGCCTCGCCGGCCGGGCGTTGGTGATCGGGCACGCCGACGAGGAGCGCGTGGTGTGGCTCGCCGCGCCGCTGTTCCCCGGCCCGGACGACCCTGACGGCGTCGCGCTCAAGCCCGGAGACTCCCTCCTGGTCGACACCAAGGCCGGCTACGCCTACGAGCGGGTGCCGAAGGCCGAGGTCGAGGACCTCGTGCTGGAGGAGGTGCCCGACGTCGAGTACGAGGACATCGGCGGCCTGTTCCGGCAGATCGAGCAGATCCGCGACGCCGTGGAGCTGCCGTTCCTGCACGCCGAGCTGTTCAAGGAGTACGAGCTGCGCCCACCGAAGGGTGTCCTGCTCTACGGCCCTCCCGGCTGCGGCAAGACGCTCATCGCCAAGGCGGTGGCCAACTCGCTGGCCAAGAAGGTGGCCGCCGTCCGCGGCGACAACCCCGAGGACGGCCGCGCGTTCTTCCTCAACATCAAGGGCCCCGAGCTGCTCAACAAGTTCGTCGGCGAGACCGAGCGGCACATCCGCCTGATCTTCCAGCGGGCCAGGGAGAAGGCCTCGGCCGGCACCCCGGTGATCGTGTTCTTCGACGAGATGGACTCGATCTTCCGCACCCGCGGTTCGGGCGTGTCCTCCGACGTCGAGACCACGATCGTGCCGCAGCTGCTTGCGGAGATCGACGGTGTCGAGGGCCTGGAGAACGTCATCGTCATCGGCGCCTCCAACCGCGAGGACATGATCGACCCCGCGATCCTGCGGCCGGGCCGGCTCGACGTGAAGATCAAGATCGAGCGGCCGGACGCCGAGGCGGCGCAGGACATCTTCTCCAAGTACCTCACCGACACGTTGCCGATCCACGCCGACGACATGGCGGAGTTCGGCGGCAACCGCAAGGCGTGCATCGACGCGATGATCCAGCGAGTCACCGAGCGGATGTACGACGAGACGGAGGAGAACCGGTTCCTCGAGGTCACCTACGCCAACGGTGACAAGGAGACCCTGTACTTCAAGGACTTCAACTCGGGCGCGATGATCCAGAACATCGTCGACCGGTCGAAGAAGGCCGCGATCAAGTCGGTGCTCGAGACCGGCCAGCCGGGGCTGCGCGTGCAGCACCTGCTGGACGCGATCGTCGACGAGTTCGCCGAGAACGAGGACCTCCCCAACACCACCAACCCCGACGACTGGGCGCGTATCTCCGGCAAGAAGGGGGAGCGGATCGTCTACATCCGCACCCTCGTCACCGGCAAGAACGCCGAGACGGGCCGCGCGATCGACACCGCGTCGAACACCGGCCAGTACCTGTAG
- a CDS encoding tRNA (adenine-N1)-methyltransferase → MPEPRPAEIDLPARGGPFRAGDRVQLTDPKGRHYSITLQAGAEYHTHRGGLAHDDLIGKPEGSLIVSPVGTPYLALRPRLADYVLSMPRGAQVIYPKDAAQILMWGDVFPGARVLEAGAGSGALACSLLQAVGPEGRVVSYEVRADHAEHAERNVRQFFGELPEHWSLRVADLAALAEQPLAECFDRVVLDMLAPWEHLDTVAKALVPGGVLVGYVATTTQLSRLVEDLRSQQCWTEPQAWETLMRPWHVVGLAVRPEHRMQGHTAFLVTARRLAEGVVPPRPQRRPTSR, encoded by the coding sequence GTGCCCGAGCCCCGACCCGCCGAGATCGACCTGCCCGCCCGCGGCGGCCCGTTCCGTGCGGGGGACCGGGTGCAGCTCACCGACCCGAAGGGCCGGCACTACTCGATCACGTTGCAGGCGGGCGCCGAGTACCACACGCACCGCGGCGGACTCGCCCACGACGACCTGATCGGCAAGCCGGAGGGCAGCCTGATCGTCTCGCCGGTCGGCACGCCCTACCTGGCGCTGCGGCCGCGGCTGGCGGACTACGTGCTGTCGATGCCGCGCGGGGCTCAGGTGATCTACCCGAAGGACGCCGCGCAGATCCTGATGTGGGGCGATGTGTTCCCGGGGGCCCGCGTGCTGGAGGCGGGCGCGGGGTCGGGGGCACTCGCGTGCTCGTTGCTGCAGGCGGTCGGGCCGGAAGGCCGGGTCGTGTCCTACGAGGTCCGCGCCGACCACGCCGAGCACGCCGAACGCAACGTGCGGCAGTTCTTCGGCGAGCTCCCGGAGCACTGGAGCCTGCGCGTCGCTGATCTCGCCGCGCTCGCCGAGCAGCCGCTCGCCGAGTGTTTCGATCGCGTGGTCCTGGACATGCTCGCTCCATGGGAGCACCTGGACACCGTCGCGAAGGCGCTCGTGCCCGGCGGTGTCCTCGTGGGCTACGTCGCGACCACCACCCAGCTGTCCCGGCTCGTGGAGGACCTGCGCTCCCAGCAGTGCTGGACGGAGCCGCAGGCGTGGGAGACGCTCATGCGCCCGTGGCACGTCGTGGGCCTCGCCGTACGTCCGGAACACCGCATGCAGGGTCACACGGCGTTCCTCGTGACGGCGCGCCGTCTCGCGGAGGGTGTCGTTCCGCCCCGCCCGCAGCGCAGACCGACCAGTCGATGA